The genomic interval CAACTTATCCGAAGGTTTTCCGTCGTTCCTGtttccccttttttttcatcgTCGAGTTTGTTCGGCATCAATTACAttttgaggatgttgatgtTGGTCACTTGTCATTTACTTGTTTTCCTGGTCGGGGGTTGTCGTTGTTCGCTGACGGAAGAAGGTCAAAGCTTCGAAAAATAGGCGGCTATAGAAGAGAGACACGCCGAGAAGCATCGCGTTCATTGTCCGAAAGTATAACCACTATCGATGCTATTCATGTATTTGGTGGTCTCTTCTTTAGCAGAGGCATTCCTGCATTTAAAAACAGAACCCACAATTATAGATTAGATCGAGTGCGGAACGAAGCAGGTGACTCTCGTTCGTTCGTCGTCcggcaaaggaagaagttggtTTAACGCGACGGCGAACGCCGCCGTCTACACTACTACAATGATGTGTTATTAATCATGTTATCAAAGTCGTCGCCTCAAGAAGCCTCGTCTCCCCTTTCCGACGAACCAAAGCTCACCTATTCAACAATCACAATCCATCCCATATACTCCCGCTTTCCCTTCTTAATACCCTGTAGACACTTTCTCAAGATGGCTGTAAGCATATCTGATTGCGCTGAATTATGAGCGTATGAACTGACATTGTTATGCGTAGTCTGGTTTCGGTTACTCTGGCGGTAAGTTACTCGGTCTGGCAATCAAGCAAATGTGAAGCAGCGAGGACAGCTCGATAAAACGGGTGAGAAGCAGTGATCAGGTGACGGAATGGAAAAATGAGTCTGTGGAATGGATAAGAATATGATGTTGATGGTATGGATAGGTCGAACAAGATGTTTTCCCTTCTGGCAAGAGTTCTCTAAGGTGCGTTCCTCTAAATTCGCAATTCGGTCTATGAACTCACGAAGCTTGCTTTGTCGTGACTTTCCCACATACCCAAATACCTCTGGTCTATCTTTGTCCTTTTCAAAACCACATTATGCTTCGAACGACCTATCAACTCTGAACTTTTGCTCGGCCTCGTGTATGACCTCCTTAACACTCCAATTCCCATCCCTGATCCCCTCCAATTTGCGAAATTCACACTCAAAAACTTTGCAAAACCCAACAAAGTGCTACGCCAATGCTGAGAAGCCTTCCGACTGCGTTGCCCCCAAAGATGACTACATGGAGTGTTTGCACAACACCAAGGAGGTGAGTTTCTTGGTTTTCAGATGTTTTGAACTATGTGAAAATGTGGTCTTTGCGTTGGGATGAGGTGGATTTTCAAAGAGTTTTAGGGTTAGCACAACAAGAGAGGTAAAAGCTCTCGTTGCGGACTTGAGGGCGTAATTGAAGTGATACAAGAGATtttggaaaggaggagactCTTCCTTTAAGTGATATGACTGAtgtttttgttcttttctGCTGCCTATCCTACTTCCCGAATCACATCCCTTGTCAAATTGAACCTCATACACCGATATTCCCAAAACAGATTGCCCGAGCCAAGCAAGTCAAGTCCCACTTCGTCCAAAAAGAACTGCAGGAGAGCCACGACTCTCGCAAGGCCGCAGAGAAGGCTGCGACAGGGGTGATCGTTTCCTTGGGGTTAgtcgaagaggaaggaaagtaGCGGATGTAGCATCATGCATTTGGAGAGTTTAGAGAATTGAAGCTCTGGATCGTGGATCAAGGACTAAATGGGAGGCAAGGGATGAAGGACGTGACCAGCAGGTTGGGACTGTGAATTGTGCAGGAGGATGCTTACATATTACTAACCGACAAGCGAATCGTTAGATGTCCTAGTCACATAACATAATTAGGCATCATAGACCCCTATTCTACCCTGTAAACTTGTCTCCCTCCAATCCACCGTTGTCACTTCATCTAACCCTTCTAAACTCAGACACTCCACATCCTTTGCGCCCCATCTCAATTCCATTTCGTCAAAGACTTGGACATGCTTGACAACCCCAAAACCGAGCTTTCTGAacagatggatggatgggagGTTGGAGGCTCCTATTCTTGCTATAAGGTGTGTGggtgggaaaggaagagccGTTGTTAAGTATGCGAGGCTAGATTAGATTGCGGAGATGTTTAGCAGGTCAGGCAAAAGAACCGGAGATCTGGGACGTACAAAAGGGAGAGAGCTTCGATGGCAAATCGTTTTCTTCGATCGTCTTTTGCTATTCAGGTACAGGACAGCACAGAGGCACAAGTTCTCGTCAGttgcttctttttttccttctgaGCTTGAAATGACATACACGCAATCATAATCTCACATTCCCCATCGCCTTCGAGACCCTCcggaaggaaaagatttACGTCGCCTACCATCCGACACCGAGCAAGACATGATGGTGGGAGGATCACTTTCTGATTTTGCTCCGCTGTagggggaagggaggacGGTCgttcgaggaggatgaatgtCAATTCTACAGCGCCCGTCGGTCTTGTCAGTTTCACCACGATATTACTATGCCCGTGTCCTTTAGAACGCACTATCTTCATCAATATGCCACTTTCCTGCCCATGTCATGCTATATcagccatcatctctcccaTTCACTGAGCCGTTCTGTTACTGGCAGACGTACGCTGCATATCGAGCTCTTCCTCGTAGCTTAACGGTTCAGAAGCTGTGAGCTCAAGTAATTCTGAAGATTTCATCCATTCATGATATGTCTAGTTATTCATTATCCCCGTGAATCTTTAGTTAGGCTTTTGCCATGGTCTGTCATTGCTTTGCAAAGTGAAAGTAGCTTACAGGGACATGTTCAGCGCTGAAAGAGGTATTCTGGTTAGTGGTTGTGGACGGCGTGTTCAGATGCTGCATGAACTGTTACGGACCGGTATGGGACAAGGATGACTCGATCTCCGAAGAGGACAGTATTCTCGTTGAGCCTCATGGTGATCGTCTACGAAAGCAGGTGTACTTGGTATGTGACTGTATGGCTAATATGAGTGGGTTATAGTAATTCTGGACTTTTGATCCAAGTGTTACTGCGCGAGGAGAAACAAAGTCCCCTCAGACCTAATGACGTGTAAATAAGGGTGGAGGACACTTAATtaagcttcttcttcttcttacgCCGCGCGTCTCTGCCACATATTCGTCACTGACAACCTACGATTATCTATTCTCTCTATCATTTCAGCTCCAGTATACAAACACAACCATCACAATGACCTCAATAGGAACAGGATACGATCTCTCAGTCTCCACTTACTCTCCGGATGGAAGGCTTTTCCAGGTGAGTCTCAGACGCGGACAAGGAAACAAAGAACGGTGTTGCTTATCTCCTGCTCTTAGGTTGAGTATGCCAACAAGGCTGTCGAGGCCGCCGGGTAAGCACCGCTCATCTTTTCCAGATGTTTCAGGACTGATATAGAGATATTTGACAGCGTCGCTATTGGTCTTCGGTGCAAAGACGGTGTCCTCCTCGGTGTTGAGCGCATCCTTCATTCCAAACTTCTTGTCAAAGGCGCGAACCGCCGAATCGCATCCCTTGACGAACATATCGGCATGGCGGGCGCGGGTTTGTTAGCTGATGGGAAACATCTCGCGAGtagaggaagggatgaagCGAGCAACTTTAGGGATACCTATAATACACCTGTTACTGTTCAGGTACGTCTCTTTCAGTCTGTTTTGAATCATGAATAAGTGGTCGGGTTAAGGAGATCAAAACACTAACTGGACGCGTGTAATTCTAGATTCTCTCTGACCGGCTTTCCGCATATCTCCAAGCATACACATCTTACGGTTCTGTCCGACCTTTTGGTCTCTCTGCCCTTGTTGGTGGTGTTGACAAGACCGGTCCTAAACTCTTCTGCGTTGAGCCTTCGGGAGTGTATTACGGTTACCGGGCATGTGCAGTTGGAAAGGGCAAAGCATTGGCGAAGACTGAGCTTGAGAAGGTCGTGAACAAGGAAGTGGAGACTGGCGAGGCGATCACTGTGCGAGAAGGTGTTATGGAGCTTGCTAGAATGTAAGTCATGATCTATTCACACCCAAAGATATTTTCCGGTTGGAGGATTACTGATGAGGTGATATAGTATATACTTGGTCCACGACGAaaacaaggacaaggactttgagcttgagatGACTTGGATTTGTGAAGAATCTGGCAACAAGCACGCGCTGGTGCCGGAGGATCTGCtggcagaggcagaggcgaaggcaaaggcagctttggaagaaggcatggaagaggattaGATATACTCGTTGGAGTAGACAGGATTGTAGGTAGATCGGTGACATATGTATATATCGAATATAGCCGTTCTGCTAAAAGTGAGACGGGATAAAATAAGAAGTGCTTTATTTATATTAGCATGTTGCTGCTTTGTATGGTTGCCACTTCCGAGTTGACCTTCAAGGCTTACAATAAGCAAGCTGGCATTTGCACAACAGGTGAACTTTTCAAGGCTGTGCGGTAAGTGGGGGAGGCGTGTATCAAAAATTGCGATTCCACGTCTGCCACTATGGCATGGTCCCTCATTTAATTTTAAATACGAAACTCAATGTGACAGGAAAGCAATGTACATATTTCCCTACGGGTAATCTACTCGTTCATAAGCTCCAtttcaccaccttccccctcttctcccccttgcccctcatcatccttcttaaTTCCCTTGAACTCTTGGtcctctcccttcatcgtccttcctctttgaaACCACGAGCTCGTCTCCTCCCTTGTAATCTCCCTAAGCACCATCGTCGCATATGTACTAGCCCCCAGCTGCATATCCACCTTGACTGCCCTAAACTTGCCTTCCGGATCATTCGCCGCCGGCGGGTTAAGGCTGAGgatctcatcttcatccgaCTGGACAAGCGGCAAATCTGGGTCGGTGTACTGAAGATGCGTCCATGTAAGTGAGAGCgggcggaggaggataaGGCGGTATGAGCCAGGAAGAGAGTACTCTCGTTGCTCGCGTCGCATACGGTCCTTGTCAAGACCGTCGGCTTTGAGGATGCTGTCGTACAGCTCGCCAACCTCACCACCGGGGTAATCGACGTCGAATCCAGGAAGGGGCATCACGACGTCGAAGATAGTGTGAGTCTTGTTGGTAATGTCCTCGGCGGTGAGGCGACGGACGGtgggggaagatgatgttttCCAGGATTTGGTGCGGCCGTGTCGGTCTTTGCGGTGAGCAGGAACGTTTTCAGGATCTGCATAGGGCAGAATGAGTAAAACAGTTAAAGGGTGAAAGACAATAGATGTGATGACCTACCGACAggctcgtcatcatccgacTTTTCGATAACAAGATCGCCAACAAGAGGTTCCGTAGCAGACATCTTGATACGTTCAGAAACGATAAGGTTCCAAACGTAACTCTGGTACGCATGGACATACATCGTCCTCAAATTTCTTGGGATCACACCCAAAGCCCCTACCTTAtcctccattcttccacctcttttCCAAAATTCCCAAATGCTCCTCTCCGCCACAGCTCGTCTGggcatcttctccaatgcCTTGACGTAAtcgccatcttccaacCACGCCAGACGAGCGGCTACACAATCGGGGTGTTCACCCTcacggaggaagaggagagaatcGAGGGCTGCAGACCAGTTGGagcggaggatgaagaggccaGTAACATGGGTTGGCATGGAGGAGGTGCCGAAGCGCTGCATACCTGGACGAGAGAAC from Cryptococcus neoformans var. neoformans B-3501A chromosome 9, whole genome shotgun sequence carries:
- a CDS encoding hypothetical protein (Match to ESTs gb|CF190194.1|CF190194, gb|CF189238.1|CF189238); this translates as MLSKSSPQEASSPLSDEPKLTYSTITIHPIYSRFPFLIPCRHFLKMASGFGYSGGRTRCFPFWQEFSKCYANAEKPSDCVAPKDDYMECLHNTKEIARAKQVKSHFVQKELQESHDSRKAAEKAATGVIVSLGLVEEEGK
- a CDS encoding hypothetical protein (Match to ESTs gb|CF185817.1|CF185817, gb|CF185816.1|CF185816; HMMPfam hit to Proteasome, Proteasome A-type and B-type, score: 189.9, E(): 5e-54), whose protein sequence is MTSIGTGYDLSVSTYSPDGRLFQVEYANKAVEAAGVAIGLRCKDGVLLGVERILHSKLLVKGANRRIASLDEHIGMAGAGLLADGKHLASRGRDEASNFRDTYNTPVTVQILSDRLSAYLQAYTSYGSVRPFGLSALVGGVDKTGPKLFCVEPSGVYYGYRACAVGKGKALAKTELEKVVNKEVETGEAITVREGVMELARIIYLVHDENKDKDFELEMTWICEESGNKHALVPEDLLAEAEAKAKAALEEGMEED